In a single window of the Drosophila albomicans strain 15112-1751.03 chromosome 3, ASM965048v2, whole genome shotgun sequence genome:
- the LOC117571670 gene encoding endoribonuclease dcr-1 → MTENQDDGKIQARDYQQRLVVHLTSYNGIVYLPTGAGKTHVAIMTLKRFSKNFDKPIKEGGQRAFFICNTVELARQQAMSVRKFTNFKVGFYVGEQGTDNFSRAKWSEEIENNQVLVGTAQVILDLLLQNHMSIKSVSITVFDECHHGTGKHPYHEIMKLMQIAPPGTPIPRIVGLTGVLIKGNEITHVARKLKELETTYRGLIITVSDSKEMENVMLYSTKPRELLIKHKSGPNPFDLIKNIETRIMQFVKTMELIDIGYQPVRMSKSLNIEREPNKKSYIKRLLNDFLFQVNNYGIYAGSIAIVSVMVEFEIKCRQAETLALRNLYRAAITASEGIRHLLVTKLRDMLDDDDMPDDQLISAEIILNFSTPKVQMFLHYLKNTFANKNPRDISCLVFVERRYTAKCIYGVLLNFIAATPELRNVLVPQFMVGCHGIFQDFEAVLERKWQKSAIQQFRDREANMIVCSSVLEEGIDVQSCNYVLILDPLKTFNMYVQTKGRARSADASFVMFSAEMDAQKVSTQISQYRQAHNEIADYLKQRVLERVEPQLDEINEHFTDEISPFINANGATLLASSALQLLHRYCQQLPQDAFGIVLPWFKLLEEVDRKKITTNWAKKTIVSVTLPLTSSWHEPIYSDPMNSSRLAKISAAFNACKKLYELGELNERFLPTTINERVADVANVHFEHWKKYGDDVTVKRKDQVLSNIHTYETKCPTEFYDAMPRVGEKCFAYKISLDADFERNDYTSYMYDSLESPRSYALLLRKRLPLLAAMPLFCHQGKLQARVEEKPLEIVIESQEQLEQLQRFHVMLFRDVLRIWQSFFLFDRRSAENSFLVVPLSPLPGGGALDWQLINQFQRLPKPQESTLAERASMPAPRPEDYEGKIVTQWYNNYDKKRMLVTKVHTELTPMSMMEENHQDKSYYTFTMSKYRHLINDVIHKQQFLLEVRELTDQLNFYIQQSVKHSAQSKARAKVMLIPELCFNFGFPGDLWVKIMFLPSILRRIHYMLHAETLRVRINKYLGIDKLPVNGLNYRPKPLEIDWSLRRNVDYQGNAMHADDYEEPRPLLEPLPTKGVELSMEKLEITDLEVPWQKYMEPLDIARNIMATYPVELSYYYNFTSGNLLQIEKMEQEDKELWAKTQFKMPKGNIYNTPRSPQRNLAAILPAAGTAEKVQLTVLQHSKSNDHIMAAEQGEFLAAITSSSSVDVFDMERFELLGDSFLKFSASLYLANKYPAWNEGILTQVKSNLVSNRNLLYCLSETDIPSRICSTMFTPKYTWMPPSTSLPHNVLAIWKDKLDVGGLVGPHNLRNISLSEEEVFGRGQCSTNSYNNFVEGCQSNQHSPHAGLDFSGEVNFCIGRVSMPDKMVSDTLEALLGVIVKNYGLHNGFRILEYFGICKPDIGKPLTHLLDLQLGSKRMRANISQQEIDGFLINHVNLEQNLGYTFKDRAYLLQALTHPSYPTNRLTGCYQELEFIGDAILDFLISAYIFEHKTRMTPGQLTDLRSALVNNTTLACICVRHRFHFFILAENTLLSESIQRFVQFQESQNHRVTNHVRILMEERDVQPEPLDSDDEYEYELAAESSNAITATDAEIPVGDYNISQNVDVPKALGDVLEALIAAVYLDCRNLETTWQVIYKLFEPELIEFSRNVPINPIRQLMEHKLAKPSFSAPVADKGGVMVTCQFICMEKSIKVIGFGSNGQQAKLSAAKHALQKLAKCEA, encoded by the exons ACCAATCAAAGAAGGCGGACAACGGGCTTTCTTCATCTGCAACACCGTCGAGCTCGCTCGGCAACAAGCAATGAGTGTAAGAAAGTTCACAAATTTCAAAGTTGGATTCTATGTTGGAGAGCAAGGAACTGATAACTTCTCCCGCGCCAAATGGTCAGAAGAAATCGAAAATAATCAA GTACTAGTTGGGACTGCCCAGGTAATACTTGATTTGCTTCTGCAAAATCATATGAGTATCAAATCAGTGAGTATTACTGTGTTTGACGAGTGTCATCATGGAACAGGAAAGCATCCGTACcacgaaattatgaaattgatGCAAATAGCTCCACCTGGAACACCGATACCCCGTATTGTTGGTCTAACAGGTGTTCTGATCAAGGGCAACGAAATCACGCATGTGGCAAGGAAATTAAAAGAGCTAGAGACCACTTATCGTGGTCTAATCATTACAGTTTCGGACTCAAAGGAAATGGAGAATGTTATGCT ATACTCAACAAAGCCACGAGAGCTACTGATCAAACATAAATCAGGGCCTAACCCTTTCGATTTGATTAAGAATATAGAAACTCGGATAATGCAATTTGTGAAAACTATGGAGCTTATCGATATTGGTTATCAGCCGGTACGCATGTCAAAGAGCTTGAATATCGAACGAGAACCAAATAAGAAGAGTTACATCAAAAGGCTGCTTAACGACTTCCTCTTCCAAGTAAATAACTATGGCATCTATGCGGGTTCCATTGCCATTGTGTCCGTGATGGTCGAATTTGAGATCAAGTGTCGTCAGGCCGAAACTCTTGCCTTGCGCAACTTATACCGGGCAGCAATCACGGCATCAGAAGGCATTCGACATTTACTGGTGACCAAATTACGTGACATGCTCGACGATGACGATATGCCTGACGATCAACTCATTTCTGCAGAGATCATTTTGAACTTCTCCACGCCCAAGGTGCAAATGTTTCTGcattatttgaaaaatacgTTTGCCAATAAAAATCCCAGAGACATCAGTTGTCTTGTGTTCGTTGAGAGGCGGTATACCGCTAAATGCATTTATGGTGTGCTGCTTAACTTTATTGCTGCCACGCCGGAGTTGCGTAACGTGCTGGTGCCACAATTTATGGTTGGATGTCATGGCATCTTTCAGGACTTTGAAGCCGTGCTCGAAAGAAAATGGCAGAAGTCG GCCATTCAACAGTTCCGCGATAGGGAAGCTAACATGATTGTGTGCTCCAGTGTGCTGGAAGAGGGTATCGATGTGCAGTCCTGCAACTATGTGCTCATATTGGATCCCCTCAAGACATTCAACATGTACGTCCAGACCAAGGGACGGGCCCGCTCGGCGGATGCATCCTTCGTAATGTTCTCAGCGGAAATGGACGCGCAGAAAGTATCAACTCAAATTTCTCAATATCGTCAAGCTCACAACGAAATCGCAGATTATCTAAAACAACGTGTGTTAGAGAGAGTTGAGCCGCAATTGGATGAAATCAACGAGCATTTCACAGACGAAATTTCTCCTTTTATTAATGCCAATGGCGCTACACTGTTGGCCAGCAGTGCTCTACAGCTGCTGCATCGCTACTGCCAACAATTGCCGCAGGATGCGTTTGGCATTGTGCTTCCCTGGTTCAAACTGTTGGAGGAAGTGGATCGCAAGAAGATAACCACAAACTGGGCAAAAAAGACAATCGTTTCTGTAACGTTGCCACTTACATCGTCATGGCACGAACCGATCTAT AGCGATCCAATGAACAGCTCGAGATTGGCGAAAATCTCAGCAGCATTCAATGCCTGCAAAAAGCTGTACGAGTTGGGGGAGCTAAATGAACGTTTTTTGCCCACAACAATTAACGAGCGAGTTGCGGACGTCGCCAACGTACATTTCGAGCATTGGAAGAAGTATGGGGACGATG TAACGGTCAAACGCAAGGATCAAGTTTTGagcaacatacacacatatgagACTAAATGTCCAACGGAGTTCTATGATGCCATGCCGCGTGTTGGTGAAAAGTGTTTTGCATACAAGATCAGCTTGGATGCGGACTTCGAGAGGAACGATTACACTAGCTACATGTACGACTCCCTAGAGTCGCCTCGTAGCTATGCATTGCTTTTGAGAAAGCGCCTGCCGTTGCTGGCAGCGATGCCACTATTCTGTCATCAAGGCAAATTGCAAGCTCGTGTGGAGGAGAAGCCATTGGAGATTGTGATTGAAAGCCAGGAGCAACTGGAGCAGCTGCAACGATTCCATGTCATGCTCTTCCGCGATGTGCTGCGCATTTGGCAATCATTCTTTTTGTTCGATCGTCGTAGCGCAGAGAATTCATTTTTGGTGGTCCCCCTGTCGCCGTTACCAGGCGGCGGTGCCTTGGATTGGCAGCTAATTAACCAATTTCAACGATTGCCCAAACCGCAAGAGTCGACCCTGGCCGAGCGGGCCAGCATGCCAGCACCACGTCCCGAGGACTATGAGGGCAAAATTGTGACGCAAtggtataataattatgacaaGAAACGGATGCTGGTGACCAAAGTTCACACAGAACTAACGCCCATGAGCATGATGGAGGAGAACCACCAGGACAAAAGCTACTACACATTCACTATGTCCAAGTATCGCCACTTAATTAACGACGTCATTCACAAGCAGCAGTTCCTTCTCGAGGTGCGTGAGCTGACCGACCAGTTGAACTTCTACATCCAGCAGAGCGTCAAACACTCGGCTCAGAGCAAGGCACGCGCCAAAGTGATGCTCATACCCGAATTGTGCTTCAATTTTGGCTTCCCAGGCGATCTCTGGGTGAAGATTATGTTTCTGCCGAGCATTTTGCGTCGCATCCATTACATGCTGCATGCGGAGACACTTCGCGTTCGCATTAACAAATATCTAGGTATCGACAAATTGCCAGTAAATGGATTAAATTATAGGCCAAAGCCCTTGGAGATTGATTGGTCGCTGCGTCGTAATGTGGATTATCAGGGCAATGCTATGCACGCCGATGATTATGAGGAGCCGCGTCCGCTGCTGGAACCTCTGCCCACGAAGGGCGTTGAGTTGTCAATGGAGAAACTGGAGATCACCGACCTGGAAGTGCCGTGGCAAAAGTACATGGAACCGCTGGATATTGCACGAAACATCATGGCCACGTATCCAGTGGAACTGTCCTATTATTACAACTTTACCTCCGGCAACTTGTTGCAAATAGAGAAAATGGAGCAAGAAGACAAGGAGCTTTGGGCCAAGACACAGTTTAAAATGCCCAAAGGTAACATTTACAACACACCGAGAAGTCCCCAACGCAACTTGGCCGCAATCCTTCCAGCCGCTGGTACCGCGGAGAAGGTTCAACTGACTGTCTTGCAGCATAGCAAATCCAACGATCATATAATGGCAGCTGAGCAGGGTGAATTTCTTGCTGCCATTACCAGTTCAAGTAGCGTTGATGTGTTTGACATGGAACGCTTTGAGCTGCTCGGCGACAGCTTCCTTAAATTTAGTGCCTCACTATATCTGGCCAACAAGTATCCGGCCTGGAATGAGGGAATTCTCACACAA GTCAAGTCCAATTTAGTGTCCAATCGTAACCTGTTATATTGCCTCAGCGAAACAGATATTCCATCGCGAATCTGCAGCACAATGTTCACTCCCAAGTACACTTGGATGCCGCCGAGCACGAGCTTGCCGCACAATGTGCTCGCAATATGGAAGGATAAACTTGATGTCGGCGGTCTGGTGGGACCCCATAATCTACGCAACATCTCACTGAGTGAGGAGGAAGTGTTTGGCAGAGGCCAATGCAGCACTAACAGCTACAACAATTTTGTGGAAGGCTGCCAGTCGAATCAGCACTCGCCCCATGCCGGTCTCGATTTTAGTGGTGAGGTCAACTTTTGTATTGGACGAGTGAGCATGCCCGATAAGATGGTCTCGGACACGCTGGAGGCCTTGTTGGGTGTGATTGTCAAGAACTATGGACTGCACAATGGATTCCGCATCTTGGAATACTTTGGCATTTGCAAGCCGGATATTGGCAAGCCATTGACCCACCTACTGGATCTGCAACTGGGAAGCAAACGTATGCGAGCGAATATATCGCAACAGGAAATCGATGGTTTTCTCATAAATCATGTAAATTTGGAGCAAAATCTAGGCTATACGTTCAAGGATCGTGCCTATTTACTGCAGGCACTGACACATCCCTCGTATCCGACAAATCGTTTAACGGGCTGCTACCAGGAGCTGGAGTTTATCGGAGATGCTATACTGGATTTTCTCATCTCGGCTTACATATTTGAGCATAAGACACGTATGACCCCGGGACAGCTGACGGATCTACGCTCTGCCCTGGTCAATAATACAACACTCGCTTGTATTTGTGTCCGTCATCGCTTCCATTTCTTCATATTGGCAGAGAATACATTGCTTTCGGAGTCGATACAGAGGTTTGTACAATTCCAGGAGTCGCAAAATCATCGTGTCACCAATCACGTTCGCATCCTGATGGAGGAGCGTGACGTGCAGCCGGAACCCCTCGATTCCGAtgatgaatatgaatatgagttGGCTGCAGAATCATCAAATGCTATAACTGCAACAGATGCAGAGATTCCAGTTGGTGACTACAATATTTCGCAGAATGTAGATGTGCCAAAGGCATTGGGTGATGTCTTGGAAGCATTGATCGCTGCCGTCTATCTGGATTGCCGCAATCTGGAGACCACTTGGCAAGTCATCTACAAGTTGTTTGAGCCCGAGCTGATCGAGTTCTCGCGCAATGTCCCGATTAATCCCATACGACAACTAATGGAGCATAAGCTAGCCAAACCCAGCTTTAGTGCTCCCGTGGCGGACAAGGGCGGTGTCATGGTCACCTGTCAGTTCATCTGCATGGAGAAGAGCATTAAGGTCATTGGCTTTGGCAGCAATGGTCAGCAGGCCAAACTGTCAGCTGCTAAGCATGCTCTCCAGAAGCTGGCCAAATGTGAGGCCTAA